A window of Megalops cyprinoides isolate fMegCyp1 chromosome 13, fMegCyp1.pri, whole genome shotgun sequence genomic DNA:
tttatgcaaCATAAACttgtaaaatatgttatttagTCTTGATGATTTCTTGACTCTCAGTGGCAAATTAAATAACCAGCAAGTTACCCATGCAGAAGTACTTGCGTCAGAAAACCTTTAACAGAGTTCACTACCTTCCCACTCATTCCTAATTACCCAACCTTAAAGTAAaggttttgacatttttaagagTTCATTACACTGTCTAGACATCGCTGTTCCTCTGCTCAATACATTGTGCCGTTGAGAACAGGAAGTGTGCACTTGGAGACTTTTTGGAAAGTGCCCTATCCAATAtcccctttctttctgttgaaGTGTCAGATTACCCTAAGTCAAAGATGTACTGttagaaaatgtattcagaagTGCTATAAATagtatataaatgaaaatgaaatgaaaacataagcATTACAAAGAAGCGAAACGTCCCTCCCTTAAAACCACATATAAATCTTATTAAGTAACttgtaataattaaataagCTGTAATAACAGTCTACTGCTCCCTTTGTGCTTACATGTATTTTCACTACCAATGTAGAAATTTAACAAGATGTTTTAACTGTAATACTTGACTTTCCAGTGATGTAGCTAATTTGTTTGATATCATGTGTGACCACTGTAATATATCACCTCTTAGCAATGTGGCAAAATTTGTTATTTATCCTCCTGTCTAGCCCTGGTGCAGCAGTATTGTatgtagaaaaaataaatgttataaagTCAGATGCTTCTACTGTCTGATTCAGTAAACTCGCCCGCAATTTTTTGGCTGCTGAGGATATTTGGTCACTGTAAAGTAAACGGACACGCTTGGTGCAAACAGCTTTGTGAGAAACACTGTGTTGCTTCCTGTCGCGTCCCAGATGAAAACGAGTGCCAGAACAGCCAGATCTGCGGCGACGCCTCGTGCCACAACACGCTGGGGAGCTACCGCTGCCTGTGCCCCGCGGGCTTCAGCTTTGAGCAGTTCAGCGGGGGCTGCCGGGACGTCAACGAGTGCTCGTCCCCCCAGAACCCCTGCAGCTACGGCTGCTCCAACACCGACGGGGGGTACCTGTGCGGCTGTCCGCCTGGCTATTATAGGGCGGGCCAAGGGTGAGCGCTCCCCACTCCCCTACTCATCGTGCTGGAACTGGGTGCTCCTGCGTGGCCTTGGGTCACCAAAACACTGCTGGGGCTTGAGGCTAAGGAAACACAGGCTTCTGCTCTTTGGTGGCTATGTGTACACAGCTCCTTCAAAGGGTACCTTTAGTAACTCTCAGCGAATGGCAAATCCTTGGCctttatattgttatttaacatgtacagtatatctaaCTAGAGATTTATTGCGATGTACCTGTGAGATATATCGAGGACATCGTAAGTAGTGCAGTACTGGCTGATCAACGCTTGGTGTCTGCAACCAAATGCTTCACTTGGGTTAACTTAATACACAAACGACATAAGACTGCAGGTTTAAGAAGTGAACTGTGTAATGAAGgaggcattgtgtgtgtatgttataGAACGAATGTGTTGCtttagttgtgtgtgtgtgtgtgtgttgagcaAAGGTGTTAATGAAGCCTgagctgttttgtgtgtttcaggcaCTGCGTCTCAGGGCTGGGCTTCGGGAGCGGGGCCTCAGGGCCTGTTCAGGGTGGAGAATCGGACGataactccctctctcctgaaGCCTGCTACGAGTGCAAAATCAACGGCTATCCAAAGAAGGGCAGGAAACGCAGAAGCACCAATGGAACAGAAGTTGCGCTTCTGGGAGAATCAGAGGTAACCTGAAGGCCTCTATGAAGTGCTCTCTTTTTGGCCTGTCACtacccactcacacacctgaGAATAAACTGACACTGTTATCGGTACTTCTTCTCTGACCTGATCATATCAATCACTTGTTAGGTGGTTGCATAGGGAATTACAGTAGCCTAAATAACAGTTTTCGCCTAAATATTTGATACCAAATGCCCTGACATTTGGTGAAAAGGAAGATATCTACAGGAACATCACAGTTTTTTCAAAATCTTTTGGATGGCACAGTAAAATGTCTTGTTGTGATTTGATCAAGTTTATTGGGGGGTTTTTACAGAGTGAGCAAGAGACCATCAGCCTGGCCAGTGTGGACATCGATGACACCATTCTGTTCAACTTCAACATCAGTGACCTAAACAACAAAGACCACATCCTGGAGTTCATCCCAGCTCTCTCCACCCTAACCAACCACGTCCGCTACACCATTGACTTTGGGAATGACGAAGGCCTCTTCAAGATCAACCAGAAGGAAGGAATAAGCTACCTTCACTTAACCAAGAAGAAACTGTTCCCCGGAGCGTACTATTTACAAATCAGCAGCGTGCCATTGTACAGAAAGAAAGAACTGGCCCAGCTCGAGGACAAGCATGAGAAAGACTACCTCACGGGACAGCTAGGGGgagcactgaaaatgaaagtgcagaTCGTCCTCCATTAGCAGAACCAGGAGAAGGCAGAAAAGCACTCAGCGCCAAAGAAACGAAGGGACTGCGTCGTTGATTCCCAAAGACGATTCTACATATCACCGATACGATCTCTTTGTCGTGTGTAAAAGTGcgaagtaaaaaataaaaaataataaaagcgCAGCTGCATGTTCAGAAAGCTaagagtgaaaagaaaaaaaagaacaaaaggaaaaaaaaaagcaggaaaaaaagcgTGAAATCAATTTCCCCAAATCGACCACGTTCTCAGGCTTTGTACGAAAAGCTCTTCTCTGAATAAGGCTTTATATGACGATATGTTGAGCCCTCCCATTCTCAGCGGCGCGTGTAAATTTGAAGGTGGCACCGATGCTGAGAATGTTCACCGCTTCGCAGAagctgaagattttttttttgttgttcggGGCTTGAAGGACTGTTTTTTCCCGTAACTTTTTCTCTCCGTCCTTTCAGTTGAGATAGATCAGCGTTTTCTTGTATTACCTGGTGCTCGTAACGTGACATCTTAGATttataaatgcactgtaatattttacacacacggtagccaaaaaaaaagaaacaacaaaaaaagcaacttCTCTGCTGTTTCAAGATTTCAAGTTACTTTGCAACCAACCAAAGTTAACTCAATAgcctttctgttctgttatgCCTTAAACTACATGTAAATTAAGTGTGTTTATACTGTAATCATGCCACTTTTTTAATCATGGAAGCATTTGTAAACTAGATAAAGCCCTGTATGGAAGGGTTTTGTAATGGTGCTTATAATGACCAACTACTTCTTTTTAATTGTATACACCATTCTGATGATGATGCAATATCTGTGACTTAATAATTATGCACTGAGGCCCTCAGGGCCACACACATTCTCGCAATTACGATCAGTGCCGTCACCCCGTGTGGGTGACGTTAATGAAACCATCTTTCAGTACCAGTGTCTGTTCACATCAATGAGGGTTTAGTTTCAGTAAAttcacaataaaaaacatatttttggttTAAAGGGGTCCAGTCTTGCTTACGTACTGTGCTTctttctgttgttctgtgaGTGTCAATCTAAGGGTGCAGACAAATTTGAGAGAAACCATCCAATGGATGCACTGTGGTTTCTCAGGCCTTGGGAGAAGGAGTGATTCCTCTACCCAGCATCTTGCTGTGTTACAGCTCTTCTTGTCCTTGGCTTGCCTTTCTTCTCAAGCAACATTTCCTCTCCTCAGTCAAAATAAGATTTTAACACACAAACCTGTCCACACTATAATCAGAATCACTCATAACTGACTGTAGTTTTCCTTCCAAGAGAAGAACATCTTTTTAACATACTGAAGTTCCTAAAgtgcatcattttatttaatgccaATTTAATTTGTACCATGAACTGGAAATAATTgtacaacaaaataattttccttACTTGCAAATTCCTTACAAATTTTGCCACAGATTTATCTCTGATTTGAAGACATTAGTCTCTCAGTTTTGCAAAGAGTGCACATTAGGCAAAGAGTGCACATTACGCCTGTTTCTGTGGTTGAATGCAATTGGTTAGATCATAAACACTGACCATACACACATCTGCCGGGGAAGGACAACTCATGACCAGTGAGAGACACAAACAATTAATTGTTAAGTTCAAGGTACCTTACATTGCATTGAGTAGTCCTGAATTTGTGTACCCTTTATGAAGTATTCTAAACAAGGAACAATTCATGCAACATTCATTTAGGAAGAAAACAGACGTGGAATGGGCAGGTAAGTTGTTACTCAAATTCATGGTGATGAGCATGTGAGATGCACCCAGATTAATGATTATCCGCTGGGTTGGTTTGAAACTTTTACAACTGTTGTAGTGTGTCAGTCCTGTGCAGCTGTGAGACACAGTGATGCACTCACAAATACACCACCCTGTGTATGTTCCGGGCTGGCGCTGGAGTTGGCTGCAGTGCCCCTtcttcactcattcactgatCGGCTCCCTCGAGATGCAGTGGCAATACTTCCTTTCACCACTAGGTGGTGAAAATATCAGCAGTGTCTCAATCCCTGAACAGGGCTGGTTTCGTATGTCTTTTGAGACCTGTACACAGCTTTGGAGTATGTGGAAAGACACAGCCGAACAGAGGTCACATGGGAACATTTTTGAATGAGCTCAACTTTTGTTCCCACGAGCAGTTAACTGTAAATTCAATTaagttaaaattttaaatcaataaaaaaataactgatctGTCATAATTCACCATCTGTCAATGTTATGCTGGCATGGGATTCCTGTGAAGTCCTGTGGACTTCTTTGTGAGCGTTTTTAGTGAATATGGACATACTCACTCTGGACAGTGGTGCTGGTCATTAGCACTTGTAGTCAGAGACAGCAGGGGCATTGTTCAAGTACCATGTGCCTTTGATTTTTATACTCTTTCATCTAAATTAGACTGGGGACCAAaagcaaaatgtctttttagGAATTCCATGTAAATATAAATCAGAATGTGTTCTGAATTTCTGAATTCAGCACTTTTGTCACAGACAGTTAGAACTCCAATCATATCCCATGGCCCTTTGTTGTATCCTCAGTAATGGGCCAGTATTTTATTTTCGTCATTGGATATATCCCAtaatatgaattttaaacagGGCTGACTTCAATATGCTGAACTTTTACATATCACTTCACTTGCTGAATTTTTTAACAGTTCACTGTGTTATTTGCATCTTTTGGCTGAAGACCATTTCATTGACGGGTAAAAGCACATTCTGAGATGTGGCTTTTTGAAATAATTCTTTATTTGTTAAACAGTATCATTTTTCAGTCCAAGTAAAAATAGATTCAATGCAAATTCACATGTatcattttcattgaaaaaaaccCCCACACATATACCCCACATAGTTGATCCATAATTCCTCTAGTTGATGTAGAGTATGCATTCAATGTTTTTATAGCctgcacaagcacacattctGTGAATGTGGAATTTCATTCTAATTAGAGATAGCATACCTGAAAATGTCATTACCAGATGCTACAAGAAAAACTTGAAACCTCAAtcagagatactgtatgtgctcAAAGCTTTATGCACTGTGTAATTATCTTGAGTTGTCATTGTAAAATACACTGTGTCCACATTGCTCAACATATTCTCAAATGGTCATTTGCAACTATTAGAAAGAGCAATGATCCAAAGTTCAAATAACTGGTTTATGGTCCGAGATGTTTAATGTCTGTCCAAAGAAACATTTGGACTATATATCTTAAGAAGAGGGTCTTGCCCTCTAGACAGTGACATCCAATTTATTTTGTTAGCCACTTCAATGTTACTTCCCCACTTAACTTTCAGAAGTCAATGATTTaagtactggaaaaaaatgacacagtaCTTATATGGATTTATTCACCTTTGATATGACGtcattccaaaataaaaatgacaatacaaaCAAGGTATACAGTTACAGCATTTTTGCTCCTTTCACACTTACATTACtgcatcacaaaaaaaattaaaatactgcaGGCAGAAGGATAGTAAACACATGCAATAATTTagatatgtaaaaaaaacacattttaacaatacatCATTCTGCTTGACTCAAACttacataattcataatttgtgCATGATCAGTGTTGATTGAGGtttgttttctggaaataaTGAATGTTGGATGCTATGCTGAAAACTCTTCAGGCGAAATTGCCCTCCAAAACATTTTGTAGAGAAGCCACTAGGGGTAGCACCAGGAGTTATCCAGAGGCAAATTTAGCTAACAGTACATTCTGTGCAATTTCTACATGTGGGTGCTCTGGtatgaacaaataaattaagttTTTTACGActttgtggggggaaaaaaaacatctggttTTGTTTGTCACTTTGTAATTCCAATGTCTCTACATCAGGTGACAACATTGCTAAGTTGGCAACACTGGGTGTCTGGTGTTTGCTTTAAACTGtcaacataaaacattttattgcaaTGGAACACAATGttatttacttaattttgtCATGCAGAAatgattttctttgtgtggtaaATAGCTACACTGAGAATAGCTGGACATTACCgaatatattttttcaccaTGTACATACAGTGCCATCTAATGGCAAATTCAAGAACATGCATTACACAGCCACGTTTGGGCTTGGCAACCACACCTACACATTCCTGTTATTGATGGGCTGTATGATATGGTTCACTTCTTAATGCACTCAACATCATGTTTGAAAAATTAGATGACAAACATCTACAAAACAATACTGAGACAACTCACGTTTTGGAAGCACCTTTTCCGATTCAAATGAGAATCGGTATTGTACAAAGAACATGACAAGTCAAAACCAGAGCATGTGCAAGGCAATTGTTACCCAGGAGTGAACTCATCCAAGCTCTCCAAGATACCACAAAGCAGTATGAGTTTCCAACACTACAGCTGCATCTCTTTGCATTCTTGTCACAGATTTGAGAGCACTCGGGGACAGACAGATGTGGAAGGACAGACATGATGACAATACCACATCTGCCTTCACAGCAAAGCACATAATAAAAATACCACTGCATGTAAACCTAAATTCATGCAGGTGAATCAACTGTTATTGCATtccttgctccaaacacttTTTCCAGAGGTAACAAAGCCCTACGCCAAAACTCAAATGTTCAGACATCATGACAAGATAAATTAGCATAAGACAAGGTAAAAGATTGCAAGAATACTTTAATTGTAAAACCaaattttcaaaactttcacattcaaaatgacaaatccaTGTTTGAAACTAGCTTGAAATATCTACAGTACTTGGAACATGTATGACAGCCATacatataatgaaaaatattaacttTATTGCAATAAATTTGAAGTcatgaaaatgtacataaaaataattcaagtataaaaaagacaaagcaggGGTGTCAGTTTTTTCCAGTGGACCCAAAACCACCAGCACCGCGTTCAGTCTCATCCAGAGTCTAGAGGAAACACAACTGGGTTATGACATTTTACCACTCACTACGCCATTTGAACAGAATGCGATTCGGAATGACAGGATACCTCGTGCTGCTCCAGTTCTGGGTAGCAGATTTTCTCACAGATCAGCTGAGCGATGCGGTCCCCCTTTTTGACTGCAATGGAAGCAAACCTTTTTCAGTCACGCTTTTCGTACTGAAACATGTCACTGCAACAGCAGATAGGAATCCTTTGGGGACTTCCAAAACCCACCACCTCAACAATTCATGGAGTACATGAACATCTGGTTTTCCTGCCCGAATATGTCATTTTCCAAACAACACTCAAAAAGTGGCACCTACTAAGTACACAGTGATGAACCATCCGTAGGCACAAAACATAACCAGCACTGAAAGTTATTTGGGACTTGTACCCAGAATACTGCAGGTTCAAATGGGGAGAGGAACCTGCCTTTGCATATTTGGGCTAAGTACTGACAACTGAATTGCTTCGGTTAATCCATTAATATCCAGTTATACTAGAAGAATCCAGCTGCATACAAGAAGCAGCCATGAAAATAAGGTCATCTGCTAAACTATGCAACATGAAAGGCATTACATCAGTTGGAACTCACCTTCAAATGTCTCTTTACTGAAGTTGAAGAGCACAACTCCCACATTGCCTCTGTAGTCTTCATCTACAACTCCAGCTGTGGAGAAACACAAACTGATTATGAGGACATCTCAAGCGTTCCACGTGGCAAAAATCAGTTGTTGCAATGCTTTCGGTTAAGAATATATAACCACCTGTTCAAACAGCTCGCAATGTTAAACGTTAACACACCAATTcaacatgcatgcattcagGAGAAAACAATACGTACCTCCAACATCAATGAAGTTCTTAGCAGCTAATCCGGACCTTGGAGCTTAAAACATAAATGCCGAGATAAATGGTCAAACATGCATAACCCTTCCAGTGAATTCAATGCTTCAGAAAACATTGCCTGGGTGTCTTGCCAGCCATTTTAGcttcgtttaaaaaaaaaaaaaaaaaccttgtcaCTCACCTACTCTTCCATAGCACCCGGCGGGAACGGCGATCTGAATGTCTGTTTTCACTATCATCTTATCCATCGGCGCAATCGAGTAGTCATAAGCactgttttaaaacatgtagTTACCTGCTATAGTTAGCCAACGTTATCCACAAAGTAAAGCATGTCAATTCCTCTCAAACTAGCAGAGTACCCGACCAGCTAGCATGCAGAGGCGAAATCACTGATCATGTAGAGCAAGCTGGCCACACATAAAGCTATACAAATGCACTGCCCATCATCAGTTTGCTAGCCAAAAAACGAAATTGGACCAACCTGTATAGGTCATAACCCGCAGCTT
This region includes:
- the dut gene encoding deoxyuridine 5'-triphosphate nucleotidohydrolase, mitochondrial isoform X4, which gives rise to MDKMIVKTDIQIAVPAGCYGRVAPRSGLAAKNFIDVGAGVVDEDYRGNVGVVLFNFSKETFEVKKGDRIAQLICEKICYPELEQHETLDETERGAGGFGSTGKN
- the dut gene encoding deoxyuridine 5'-triphosphate nucleotidohydrolase, mitochondrial isoform X2; its protein translation is MARLLRKVTFPSLEALSSLLSLRGFTPHFPKIFFSEKGCVFNSVNMPCSEVTQTTGASPAKRKLDTVAESKTVLKFAKLSENATVPTKGSSKAAGYDLYSAYDYSIAPMDKMIVKTDIQIAVPAGCYGRVAPRSGLAAKNFIDVGAGVVDEDYRGNVGVVLFNFSKETFEVKKGDRIAQLICEKICYPELEQHETLDETERGAGGFGSTGKN
- the dut gene encoding deoxyuridine 5'-triphosphate nucleotidohydrolase, mitochondrial isoform X1 is translated as MARLLRKVTFPSLEALSSLLSLRGFTPHFPKIFFSEKGCVFNSAVNMPCSEVTQTTGASPAKRKLDTVAESKTVLKFAKLSENATVPTKGSSKAAGYDLYSAYDYSIAPMDKMIVKTDIQIAVPAGCYGRVAPRSGLAAKNFIDVGAGVVDEDYRGNVGVVLFNFSKETFEVKKGDRIAQLICEKICYPELEQHETLDETERGAGGFGSTGKN
- the dut gene encoding deoxyuridine 5'-triphosphate nucleotidohydrolase, mitochondrial isoform X3 — encoded protein: MDGMKPNSSNNTVNMPCSEVTQTTGASPAKRKLDTVAESKTVLKFAKLSENATVPTKGSSKAAGYDLYSAYDYSIAPMDKMIVKTDIQIAVPAGCYGRVAPRSGLAAKNFIDVGAGVVDEDYRGNVGVVLFNFSKETFEVKKGDRIAQLICEKICYPELEQHETLDETERGAGGFGSTGKN